The following are from one region of the Jeongeupia sp. USM3 genome:
- a CDS encoding HNH endonuclease, whose protein sequence is MPVKPKRPCKQPGCRALTDDGWCDAHRPAPHARYDDRRGSAASRGYNSRWRKARETFLCRHPLCAECERQDRVTAAEVVDHIIPHRGDQALFWDTSNWQSLCRSCHSAKTAAEDGGFGNARAAPAGGGGVKV, encoded by the coding sequence ATGCCGGTGAAGCCAAAGCGTCCTTGCAAGCAGCCGGGGTGCCGGGCGCTTACTGACGATGGTTGGTGTGATGCGCATCGGCCGGCGCCGCATGCTCGGTACGATGATCGGCGCGGGTCTGCGGCCAGCCGCGGTTACAACAGCCGTTGGCGCAAGGCGCGCGAGACGTTCCTTTGTCGGCATCCGCTGTGTGCTGAGTGTGAGCGGCAGGATAGGGTGACCGCGGCCGAGGTCGTCGACCACATCATTCCTCATCGTGGTGATCAGGCACTGTTCTGGGATACGAGCAATTGGCAGTCGCTGTGCCGGTCATGCCATTCGGCCAAGACCGCGGCCGAGGATGGCGGGTTCGGCAACGCCCGGGCTGCGCCGGCAGGGGGAGGGGGTGTCAAAGTCTGA
- a CDS encoding terminase large subunit: MRLAVERHYRDLRTAGERGLIFRGDMADHVLSFFPRFCRHSKGHWAGQPVTLAPWQAFWLAVEFGWYRDTGVRRFRTWYEEVARKNGKSTKLAGLGIYLFAADREPGAEVYTAATKLDQAKITHAEAEMMVGQSPALRQLITSRHNKLFIAGTSNKYLPLGADAKTQDGLNVHAAIVDELHAHPNRDLWDVIDTARGSRRNSIMHAITTAGFNQEGSICLEQRQYLISILDGALDDDSFGGVIYTLDADDDWRDEAVWPKANPNLGVSVFLDELRDQARKAAGVPAALFNFLTKRLNIWTQQVEAWLSLDDWDKGAEPFDEALLHGRKCYGGLDLASTTDLTAWVLVFLPTESDPHWRVLCRFFVPEDNMQLRERKDRVPYQLWAKQGHLIATPGNVVDQELIRQQILADGDLFDLQEVAFDQWNAAKLATELGEAGITLVAIPQNFGGLSAPTKHLEGLVLSGALLHGGHPVLRWNAGNVVLLRDTNDNYRPNKKKSRDRIDGIVAVIMAMNRALFGVEEAESFWES; encoded by the coding sequence GTGCGGCTCGCTGTCGAGCGCCACTACCGCGATCTGCGAACAGCGGGCGAGCGCGGGCTGATTTTCCGTGGCGACATGGCCGACCACGTCCTGTCGTTCTTCCCACGGTTCTGCCGACATTCGAAAGGGCACTGGGCAGGGCAGCCGGTCACACTGGCGCCGTGGCAAGCGTTCTGGCTGGCCGTCGAATTCGGTTGGTATCGCGACACCGGTGTGCGCCGGTTTCGCACCTGGTACGAAGAGGTCGCGCGCAAGAACGGCAAGAGCACCAAGCTCGCCGGGTTGGGCATCTACCTGTTTGCGGCTGACCGCGAGCCGGGCGCCGAGGTCTACACCGCGGCCACCAAGCTCGATCAGGCCAAGATCACCCACGCCGAAGCCGAGATGATGGTCGGCCAGTCGCCGGCGCTGCGGCAGCTGATTACCAGCCGCCACAACAAGCTGTTCATTGCGGGCACCTCGAACAAGTACCTGCCGCTCGGCGCCGATGCCAAGACGCAAGACGGCCTCAACGTCCACGCGGCCATCGTCGACGAGCTGCACGCCCACCCGAATCGGGATCTGTGGGACGTCATCGACACGGCGCGCGGATCGCGGCGCAATTCGATCATGCACGCGATCACCACGGCGGGCTTCAACCAAGAGGGCAGCATCTGCCTTGAGCAGCGGCAATACCTGATCAGCATTCTCGACGGCGCGCTTGATGACGACTCGTTCGGCGGCGTGATCTACACGCTCGACGCCGACGACGACTGGCGCGACGAGGCTGTCTGGCCCAAGGCCAATCCGAACCTTGGCGTATCGGTGTTTCTCGATGAGCTGCGCGATCAGGCGCGCAAGGCGGCCGGCGTGCCGGCGGCGCTGTTCAACTTCCTGACCAAGCGCCTGAATATCTGGACGCAGCAGGTCGAAGCCTGGCTGTCGCTCGACGACTGGGACAAGGGCGCCGAACCGTTCGATGAGGCGCTGCTGCACGGGCGCAAGTGCTACGGCGGGCTCGACCTCGCCAGCACAACCGACCTGACCGCTTGGGTGCTGGTGTTCCTGCCCACCGAGTCCGATCCGCACTGGCGCGTGCTGTGCCGGTTCTTCGTGCCCGAGGACAACATGCAGCTGCGCGAACGCAAGGATCGCGTGCCGTACCAGCTATGGGCCAAGCAGGGCCATTTGATTGCCACGCCGGGCAACGTCGTCGACCAGGAGCTGATCCGTCAGCAGATCCTGGCTGACGGTGATTTGTTCGATCTGCAAGAGGTTGCTTTCGACCAATGGAACGCCGCCAAGCTCGCCACCGAGCTTGGCGAAGCGGGCATCACCCTCGTGGCGATCCCGCAAAACTTCGGCGGCCTCTCGGCCCCGACCAAGCATCTCGAAGGGTTGGTGCTGTCCGGCGCGCTGCTTCACGGCGGCCACCCGGTGCTGCGCTGGAACGCCGGCAACGTCGTGCTGCTGCGCGACACCAACGACAACTACCGACCGAACAAAAAGAAGTCACGCGACCGGATCGACGGGATCGTCGCCGTCATCATGGCCATGAATCGCGCGCTGTTCGGCGTCGAGGAGGCCGAATCGTTCTGGGAATCCTGA